From Rhodospirillales bacterium, one genomic window encodes:
- a CDS encoding EcsC family protein — protein sequence MTEQNDKPKLLQAVELVLADPADIKREVLALKRKFDRKYCGSKPESQINKMLADKIISNYSYYAGFVGGATGLTGVVPGLGTVLATFGGATADAALSMKYQIEMTMALAVVYGHDIEVEEEKRLCLLVAGLGAINRAAKDGGKALGKKALVKVTQQHLKGATLVAVKEVFKKLGIVFTRKAVEKAIPFGVGVLVGFTANKSLTAYVGRRAKHFYTVSVEEV from the coding sequence GTGACAGAACAAAATGACAAACCAAAGCTTCTGCAGGCTGTGGAGCTCGTGTTGGCCGATCCGGCGGACATCAAGCGAGAGGTACTAGCCCTCAAGCGGAAGTTCGACAGAAAGTACTGCGGCTCGAAGCCAGAGAGCCAGATCAACAAGATGCTGGCTGACAAGATCATCTCGAACTACTCCTACTATGCGGGCTTTGTGGGCGGCGCTACCGGTTTGACGGGGGTCGTGCCCGGATTAGGCACGGTTCTTGCGACCTTCGGGGGAGCAACGGCCGATGCAGCTCTTTCGATGAAGTACCAGATTGAGATGACTATGGCTCTGGCGGTCGTATACGGCCACGACATCGAGGTCGAAGAGGAGAAAAGGCTCTGCCTGCTAGTCGCGGGACTGGGGGCGATCAACCGAGCCGCCAAGGACGGAGGCAAGGCCCTTGGGAAGAAAGCTCTCGTCAAGGTGACCCAACAACACCTGAAGGGTGCGACGTTGGTGGCGGTCAAAGAGGTTTTCAAGAAGCTCGGTATCGTGTTCACTCGGAAGGCGGTGGAGAAGGCGATTCCGTTTGGCGTAGGCGTGTTAGTCGGCTTCACAGCCAATAAGTCGCTCACAGCCTATGTGGGCAGACGTGCGAAGCACTTCTACACGGTAAGTGTCGAAGAAGTCTAA